Proteins encoded by one window of Aphidius gifuensis isolate YNYX2018 linkage group LG2, ASM1490517v1, whole genome shotgun sequence:
- the LOC122850300 gene encoding phospholipase A2-like: protein MMIQVVKLFILFILFDTLNCQFEDDQFDLDEGWFTDDKYNDPYFVALRNKNGLIFPGTKWCGEGTKAMNDTDFGTFIETDKCCRSHDFCPSIIKAGHKWQDLTNSDSSTRLSCKCDNEFYECLKKIQDVPSKTIGTIFFDVLKKKCFEKTFNGKYVWRSSKSYSSETFTNYIKQFNKTSFNDFDI from the exons ATGATGATTCAagtagttaaattatttatactttttattttatttgacacaCTTAATTGTCAATTTGAAGATGATCAATTTGACTTAGACGAAGGCTGGTTCACCGACGACAAATACAATGACCCTTATTTTGTCgcattgagaaataaaaatggtcTAATTTTTCcag GAACCAAATGGTGTGGTGAAGGTACCAAGGCAATGAATGATACAGACTTTGGCACATTTATTGAAACCGACAAATGCTGcag atctcATGATTTTTGTCCATCGATTATAAAAGCTGGACATAAATGGCAAGATTTAACAAATTCAGACTCATCAACTag attaagCTGTAAATGTGACAATGAATTTTATGAATgcctcaaaaaaattcaagatgtgCCAAGTAAAACAATtggaacaatattttttgatgtattaaaaaaaaaatgtttcgaaaaaacatttaatggAAAATATGTATGGCGCTCATCGAAATCATATTCAAGTGAAACTTTTACAAATTATATCAAGCAATTTAACAAGACATCATTCaatgattttgatatttaa